One window of uncultured Erythrobacter sp. genomic DNA carries:
- the uvrA gene encoding excinuclease ABC subunit UvrA encodes MLTKISVRGAREHNLKGIDIDLPRDALIVVTGLSGSGKSSLAFDTIYAEGQRRYVESLSAYARQFLEMMQKPDVEHIDGLSPAISIEQKTTSRNPRSTVATVTEIYDYMRLLWARVGVPYSPATGEPITAQSVSQMVDRVMELPEGTRAYLLAPVVRGRKGEYRKELAEWQKAGFTRVRIDGELYGIEDAPALDKKYKHDIEVVVDRLAVKTGLETRLADSFETALKLADGLAYVDLADGVVPGREDEAEGGGAMKGAGLPANRIVFSEKFACPVSGFTIEEIEPRLFSFNSPQGACPTCDGIGEKQLFDEQLVVPNEALTLKQGAIAPWAKSNPPSPYYMQVLTSLARAYDFDITTPWKDLEPDQRMIILHGTGGMPVQLTFKDGRKEYTVNKPFEGVIGNLNRRMMQTESAWMQEELGKFQTAQPCETCGGKRLNEKSLAVKVAGTDIAVPVTMSVSDAKEWFLALDDKLTDQQSQIARAILKEINERLGFLDNVGLDYLNLDRTSGTLSGGESQRIRLASQIGSGLSGVLYVLDEPSIGLHQRDNDRLLETLKRLRDLGNTVIVVEHDEDAIRQADHIVDLGPGAGVRGGEVVAQGTLKQIMKAKRSLTADYLTGRREIAVPAERRKGNGHQLTVHGAQANNLRDVTASIPLGTFTCITGVSGSGKSSFTIDTLYAAAARTLNGARVIAGKHDKVTGLEFCDKVIEIDQSPIGRTPRSNPATYTGAFTNIRDWFAGLPESQARGYKPGRFSFNVKGGRCEQCTGDGLIKIEMHFLPDVYVTCEECGGKRYNRETLEVKFKGLSIADVLDMTIEDAEGFFKAVPPIRDKMRMLNEVGLGYVKVGQQATTLSGGEAQRVKLAKELSKRSTGQTLYILDEPTTGLHFEDVRKLLEVLHRLVEQGNSVVVIEHNLDVIKTADWILDLGPEGGVRGGEVVAAGTPEDVAQEPRSFTGHYLEPMLKRRQDAAE; translated from the coding sequence ATCTGCCGCGCGATGCTTTGATTGTCGTTACGGGGCTGTCGGGGAGCGGCAAGTCGAGCCTTGCCTTCGACACCATTTATGCCGAGGGGCAGCGGCGTTATGTCGAGAGCCTGAGCGCCTATGCGCGCCAGTTCCTCGAGATGATGCAGAAGCCCGATGTCGAGCATATTGACGGGCTCTCGCCTGCTATCTCGATCGAGCAGAAGACCACCAGCCGCAATCCGCGCTCGACCGTGGCGACCGTCACCGAGATTTACGACTATATGCGCCTGCTCTGGGCGAGGGTGGGCGTGCCGTACTCGCCTGCCACCGGAGAGCCGATCACCGCGCAGAGCGTCAGCCAGATGGTCGACCGCGTGATGGAACTGCCCGAGGGGACGCGCGCCTATCTGCTCGCTCCCGTAGTGCGCGGCCGGAAGGGTGAATACCGCAAGGAGCTGGCTGAGTGGCAGAAGGCCGGCTTCACCCGCGTGCGGATCGACGGCGAGCTTTACGGCATCGAAGACGCGCCCGCACTCGACAAGAAGTACAAGCACGACATCGAAGTGGTGGTGGACCGGCTCGCGGTGAAGACAGGGTTGGAGACGCGGCTTGCGGACTCGTTCGAGACGGCGCTGAAGCTCGCAGACGGCCTCGCCTATGTCGATCTCGCCGATGGCGTGGTCCCCGGGCGTGAAGACGAGGCTGAGGGCGGCGGCGCGATGAAAGGCGCAGGCCTGCCCGCCAACCGCATCGTCTTCTCCGAGAAGTTCGCCTGCCCCGTCAGCGGCTTCACCATCGAGGAAATCGAACCGCGGCTCTTCTCCTTCAACTCACCCCAAGGCGCGTGTCCGACCTGCGACGGGATTGGCGAAAAGCAGCTCTTTGACGAGCAGCTGGTGGTGCCCAATGAAGCGCTCACTCTCAAACAGGGTGCCATCGCGCCATGGGCCAAGTCCAACCCTCCTTCGCCCTATTACATGCAGGTTCTGACCAGCCTCGCGCGGGCCTATGATTTCGACATCACCACGCCGTGGAAGGATCTGGAGCCGGATCAGCGCATGATCATCCTGCACGGCACAGGCGGGATGCCGGTGCAGCTGACCTTCAAGGACGGGCGCAAGGAATACACGGTCAATAAGCCGTTCGAGGGCGTGATCGGGAACCTCAACCGCCGCATGATGCAGACCGAAAGCGCGTGGATGCAGGAGGAGCTGGGCAAGTTCCAGACCGCGCAGCCGTGCGAGACCTGCGGGGGCAAGCGCCTCAATGAAAAGTCGCTCGCGGTGAAGGTCGCGGGGACCGACATTGCCGTGCCGGTGACGATGAGCGTGTCGGATGCGAAGGAGTGGTTCCTGGCGCTCGACGACAAGCTGACCGACCAGCAATCGCAGATCGCCCGCGCGATCCTGAAAGAGATCAATGAGCGGCTGGGCTTCCTCGACAATGTCGGGCTGGACTACCTCAATCTGGATCGGACTTCGGGCACGTTGAGCGGAGGCGAGAGCCAGCGCATCCGGCTCGCCTCGCAGATCGGGAGCGGCCTTTCGGGCGTGCTCTATGTGCTCGACGAGCCCAGCATCGGCCTGCACCAGCGCGATAATGACCGGCTGCTGGAGACGCTCAAGCGGCTGCGAGATCTCGGCAATACGGTGATCGTGGTCGAGCATGACGAGGACGCGATCCGGCAGGCCGACCATATCGTCGATCTCGGCCCCGGCGCAGGTGTGCGCGGGGGCGAAGTGGTCGCGCAGGGCACGCTAAAGCAGATCATGAAGGCGAAGAGGTCGCTCACCGCCGACTACCTAACCGGGCGGCGCGAGATCGCTGTCCCGGCAGAGCGGCGCAAGGGCAACGGGCACCAGCTCACCGTCCACGGAGCGCAGGCGAACAATCTGCGCGATGTGACCGCGAGCATCCCCTTGGGCACCTTCACCTGCATCACCGGCGTCAGCGGGTCGGGCAAGTCGAGCTTCACCATCGACACGCTCTACGCCGCCGCCGCACGCACGCTCAACGGAGCGCGGGTGATCGCGGGCAAGCACGACAAGGTCACCGGCCTCGAATTCTGCGACAAGGTGATCGAGATCGACCAGTCGCCCATCGGCCGCACGCCGCGCTCCAACCCCGCGACCTATACCGGCGCCTTCACCAATATCCGCGACTGGTTCGCGGGCCTCCCCGAAAGCCAGGCGCGCGGATACAAGCCGGGCCGCTTCTCCTTCAACGTCAAAGGCGGGCGCTGCGAGCAATGCACCGGCGACGGCCTGATCAAGATCGAGATGCACTTCCTCCCCGACGTCTATGTCACCTGCGAGGAATGCGGCGGCAAACGCTACAACCGTGAGACGCTGGAGGTGAAGTTCAAGGGGCTGTCGATCGCTGACGTGCTCGACATGACGATCGAGGATGCGGAGGGCTTCTTCAAAGCGGTCCCCCCGATCCGCGACAAGATGCGAATGCTGAACGAAGTGGGGCTGGGCTACGTCAAGGTCGGCCAGCAGGCGACGACCCTGTCAGGCGGCGAAGCGCAGCGGGTAAAGCTGGCGAAGGAGCTGTCCAAACGCTCGACCGGCCAGACGCTCTACATCCTCGACGAGCCGACAACCGGCCTGCATTTCGAGGATGTGCGCAAGCTCTTGGAGGTGCTCCACCGCCTGGTCGAGCAAGGCAATTCGGTGGTGGTGATCGAGCACAATCTCGACGTGATCAAAACCGCCGACTGGATCCTGGACCTCGGGCCCGAAGGCGGCGTGCGCGGGGGCGAGGTCGTCGCGGCAGGCACGCCGGAGGATGTTGCGCAGGAACCGCGCTCATTCACGGGGCACTATCTGGAGCCTATGCTCAAGCGCCGGCAGGACGCTGCAGAATGA